The DNA segment CATGTGGTCCGTTGCCGTCGTTCATGGGGCCCAACCAATAGTTCTTGAGTTCGTTTAGTCCCCGCCcccttaatttttttaatttatttatcattAAAAAATCGGTTCATATGGATTACTTCAAAAACGTAGTCATAACATATTTTCATAACTAATTGGTAAATTGTCATTAAATGAAAGGAAATTCTTATTAAAGTTAGTTATTTTATAAATATTGCACATCTTTCTTATGCCTTTTTCGTATTTGTGATTCATTCATTTCTGGCCCCACATGTTCTTTTTAAATTTTTCATACGATTGTAGATTAAAATAATCTTACATTTCATCTCCACATTTGAGGTCTTTCATTTTCGATGTATACGTATTCCAGAAATAATGTGAATTATAAAACACCTACACTAATAATTCATTTCACAGGTGCCGCAAATTGATAATCACTTTGCTACGTTTTCatctggatttttttattttgactgtTGGGCAGCAGAGGGCAGAAGAACACAAACAAGCTGAGCCCACACACGGTCCCTGTCTACCACAAATAGCTAGGGGTCCACTCTCCATGTTGTTTGGTATTCGACTTTGGTTACAAAACAAATGAAACTCGTAAGTCAAGGTAGCAGTTCTGGAAGCAATGTGAAATTTGACATCCTTGTCACACGTAGCGACCGCTGGACCTGATCTCCGGGCAAAGCTTGGCCTCCAGATCCTCGATCTTGATGGACTCTGCGTCCTTGGAGCTGCCGAGGCTGGCGGCCCGGGTGATCTTGCTGAGGGTTTCCTCGTAGGGCGGCGGCAGGTAGACCATGACGAAGACCCCGTCCGAGCCCGTGGAGCTGGTGCTGGCGTGACGCTCGGCGCCGCGGCTCAGCGACGACAGCAATTCCGCATCCTGCGGGTCCAGCGCAATCACCTTGGTCAAACCCAGCTGGGAGGCCGAGGCCCGGCATCGGCGGCAGATGGAGACCGCCAGCGGCACCAGCAACAGGACCGCCACCGCCGGCAGGACCACGTACAGAAGCAGCTCGTACTTCCTGTCGTCGCCCAGGTCATTCCAGTTGAAGCCCTGCGTgcataaaaattttttttttttttacgacgaAAAGCACTGACAACATTCATTTGTTTCCGTCTCTCTTCTGTCCTTCTGGACTTGATGATGGGAGGTCAATCGACCCCGTAGCTGGCCGGCTTGTTTTTATACTTTGGATTGTCGGAGCGAGTGCTATTCGTTGGCTGCGCATGCTGATCCTCGCTGATGAGGATCTGCAAATCTTCTCATCTCAAGCTATCAACGCCCGCTCTGATCTGGCGACACCAGATAAGACGAGAGCCTCAATTGCtctgtctgtctttctgtctgtctcGACTGTGTTAACACTTCCACTGATAGATACTTTCTTTTAAAAGTAACTTGAACATTTAACTGAGTAATTGTTTTTGAGTTAGATTGCAAGTTACTTTAATTGGTTAGCAGAAATccgcggggaaaaaaaatgcacgaaAATGTGAAAATGTGCAAGTGTCAGGTTGCTCTCACCTGTTGCTCACGCCCAGAGGGCGCCGGGGTCACCCAGTCGTAGGAGCCGCGCCCCGCTGGGCCGAAGCGGCGCcagctgctctccaggaggccgCGCATGCTGCCCGTGCTGATGATGAAGATCTGATGGCGTTCTGCTCACGCATGCCGCTTTGAGGGGTAAACAAGGTTAGGGGAGGGGGGCGATTAGTGCGATGGGCTCAAGAGGGGCGGCGACATGAGAGCAATGCAGGGCAGCGATAAATCTGTCGACTGGCCTGAATCCTGATGTTGGGTCGCATGCATGCGTGCGCACGTGATCGACAGGGAGGAAAAGGCGACATCATCGCTTGAACTTGAATGTTGAAGATGACCAAACAAATCGTGGCCGATGTCACTGTTTGAATGCGAGCGTGCAGGAGTTGGACTTTTGTGAGGCTCACTTTCTGCTTGTCATGTTGTTGATGCCCAAACAGATGCCGAGGGCCGCTGACGTGCCACTGACATCCATTAATCCCCATTGGAATATTACAGATCACGcatgcacacgcgcgcgcgtgcacacgcacacacactctcatcCACACAAATAAAATCATGCAGTCACACAAACATGCAAAAAACATATACACAACAGGTTAGTGACGCCTGACGTATAAATTCCACTTCAGAAAGCGACATTatttcttactttttttttctgtttggaaAATAATACGTGTTGTTTGCCTTCAATCAAACGTGCCATGTCTGAATTCAGAAAGTTGCACACTGTCGCATATCAAAGTGGCAACGGTGCGTCAGGTCGTTCGCTCCGTGCGTGCGGACAGTCGGCGGCGTGCCGTCAACATCTGCACGGCTGCTCAGAGTCGGGATTATGTCGCTAGCGTGCCCGTGAAATTTATCACGTGGCGCGCCCAGGCGGGATAGAGGCGAGCGTGCGAGGGGTCTGCATGACACCCGAATGGTGATTTGCGTCGGCCGCCGTGCTGCCAGGGGGCGCTGTGTGACACGCGAAAGGGCAAAAGTGCCTCCAATCCTGCCGACACTTTGATAGAAACGTTTCCCTTCTCCTCCACTTGATTGTTTGCTCATATTAAGTTAGTTATTTCTCCGCCTTACTTTTCCAGTCTCTCTGACATCGTTGGCTAAATTTTAATCAAAACACTGCCATTCATTCTTGCCATTGCGCTTTCTGTCCCTTTTTGCTTTCCGTAGTCTTTGGTACGGAAGTGCCGTGTCGTGTTGCATGCTGGGAAAACACGTGTGCCGCAACTATAAGGTTCAGCTAAAAAATCAGGTAATATTTTAAACCTTTACACAAGTAGTGTCTTTTCCAGGATTCCATTAGTTTAATTTTCATCAGTATCGCTTTTTTTTAGTTCCTTGCCCGCCCGTGTTTGCGCTGCTGACCTCCATTTTGTgtcgaacaacaacaacaaaacaacaacaacaaacacagcACTCAAGTTTCTCAGTATGTATTTTGCCGTCTTATTTGCAAGTGTACGATGAAATTGACAGTGTTTATACGTTGTAGCTTTCGATTTCAGAAAGGTGGCAGCCTAGAGAGGTGGGTGCCATGTCAGGCGCAAAGAAGGAAGATGGGGCGCCGGCGGACGAACGTTTCTCGCGCGTCAAGCGGGACCCACGATTCTGGGAAATGCCCGACCACCAGCAAAAGATCTCCATCGACAAGCGCTTTACGTCCATGTTCCATGACGAGCGCTTCAAAATCAAATCCACGGTGGACAAGCGGGGACGACCCGTCCAACACTCCACTGCCGAGGACCTCCGTCGCTTCTACCAGATCTCCgacgatgaagatgaggatgacgaCGAGGAGCAAGTCAAGACAGGTGACAAAGCCTCGACCGACTATTATAATAAAGATGCACGGATGTCAACTAATGCTTGAATCTTCTCAGGTGATGAAGATGAAAACGAAGCCGGCTCGTCAGATGACGAGGAAGACGCGGAGTCGGGCTTGGATTCCTCCGACGACAGCGGTCCGGACCTGGCTCGCGGCAAAGGTAACGTGGAGACCAGCTCGGACGAGGAGGACGAAGCTGAGGACTTCCTGCAGCAAGAGGACGACGAGATCCAGCACGACTGGGGCGAACTCTGCAAGGATGCCGAGCGCAGCGAGCAGGTCAGCTCGGCCTGAAGCGGCCCGTGTCGACCGGAGGTCTGAGCTCGCCACCTCTTGCAGGTTTGGCGCCggctggccatctgcaacgtggacTGGGACCGCCTGAAGGCAAAAGACCTGCTGGCCATACTTAACTCCTTCAAACCTGAAGGGGGCGTCGTGCTCTCCGTCAAGGTAAGGCCGCTCGGCCCGATCGTGATTGAATCGAGCTGCAGTATTTCAAAGTTTCATTTGACTGCTGCAGATTTACCCGTCAGAGTTTGGCAAGGAAAGACTCCAGATGGAGGAGTCACAGGGCCCGCCGGAGCTCCGGGCACTGCCTGATGATTCTGAGGACGACACCCAAGAGGACAGGTGACCTTCTCACGAAGGCCGTGATGCTAGCACACCAAATGTCCGCGCCTTTTGGCGGCTCGATGACGCATTGTGTGGGCAGGTCGTACCGAGAGAAGAAGCGCGACTACCAGTTCAAGCGTCTCAAGTACTTCTACGCCGTGGCCGAGTGCGACtcggccgccaccgccgccaaaATCTACCAGGAGTGTGACGGCTTTGAGTACGAGAGCAGCTGCTCCGTTCTGGACCTCAGGTACGTCGTCGTCACGGCAACTAACAACGCTTCGCACAGgcgctaggctaggctaggctagttTATCTGCCTCTGCTTCAGTGGCTGCTCTTTTTTACATGCGTGTCCATTCAGGTTTATCCCCGATGACATGACGTTCGAGGACCCTCCCAAAGACGTGGCGACCGATGTCAACTTGGCCACGTACACGCCCAAACTTTTCACTTCGTCAGCCAGCGCAACCTCCAAGGTAGTCGTGGGGGGCCGGGAGGCGGAGTCTACACTGTGACATCACAGGAAGTAGCTCAAAGCGTGGGAGGTCAATCGCTCGGTCAGCCCGATCTGGTGCATTCAGGTGGACCTGACCTGGGacgagacggacccggagcgtgTCAGCGCCCTCCAGAGGAAGTTCAACAAAAACGAGCTTCTGGACATGGACTTCAGGGCCTATTTGGCGTCATCGTCCAGCGAAAGCGAGGACGCCGACgctgaggaggagaaggaggacgaAGGTCAGCAGGAAGGCAAGGCGAGCAAAGACCAGGATCAGTTGGAGAAGTACCGGCGGCTGCTGCAAGGCCTCCACGACAAGGAGAGCAAAGAGCAGCAGGAGGCCCAAAAGATGGAGATGGAGGTCACCTGGGTGCCGGGTAGGATGAAGAGCCCAAAAGGCGACTTTGAATGCCTATTTTAAAGGTCTGAGATGGGCGTTTCATATTGTGCTGTGCTTTGCTCCTCCAGGCCTGAAAGAGGCCACAGAGCAGctggtgaagaagaagctggagaagaagcagcagcagcagcccacGCCCTGGGAGGAATTCCTGCAGAAGAAGCGAGACAAGAAGGCGGCCAAGAAGATCAACAAGAAAGCCCAAAACGAGGTCAGCCCGTTAGCATAGTTAGCACCTAGCCGACCAACACGCTCACGTGCGCTCTTCGCCAGGACGGCCAGCTGAGCGACGACTCGCTTCCCGACCCCGTGGACTTCAACGACCCGTTCTTCCGCCAGGAACTCACATCTAAGGGTGAGGCTTAGCTAGCGTGCGGCAAGCTAGCGCACACGTAGGCCCAGGCATGCGGTCGAGTCGTGACAACTTCCCGCTGATGCTCCTCAGAAGGCAAGACCaaagacaagaagaagaagaagaagaaaaaccagGATGGAGAAGAGCGTACAGCAGAAGAACAGCAACGTGTGGACCAACACAAGGTTTCACATACACACAATGTGCTTCAAAATATGTTTGTGCGTTTTATCACAACTTAATGCGTGCGTTCGTTCAGGCCGAGATGTCCCTGCTGATGGACGAGGGCGACGAGGACGAGAGGCACAAACATTTCAACTACGACAAGTTGGTGGAGCAGCAGAACTtgagcaagaagaagaagaaaaagttgaTCAAGAAGGGAAACGTGCCCGACGAGGACAACTTCCAGGTCAGAGTTCCGCCCACCGCCGTCACCGCCATCCGCCGCACGTCATAACGCCGCCGCTTTTCCGCTTGCAGGTGGACGTGTCGGACCCTCGCTTCCAGGCCGTCTTCACGTCCCACCTGTTCAATCTGGACCCGTCGCACCCGAGCTACAAGCGCACGCGGGCCACGCAGAGCATCCTGGATGAGAAGCGCCGCCGCCGAGAGGAAGCGCACAAACAAGAAGATGCCACTGACAAT comes from the Syngnathus scovelli strain Florida chromosome 5, RoL_Ssco_1.2, whole genome shotgun sequence genome and includes:
- the esf1 gene encoding ESF1 homolog isoform X2; the encoded protein is MLGKHVCRNYKVQLKNQHSSFSLSISERWQPREVGAMSGAKKEDGAPADERFSRVKRDPRFWEMPDHQQKISIDKRFTSMFHDERFKIKSTVDKRGRPVQHSTAEDLRRFYQISDDEDEDDDEEQVKTGDEDENEAGSSDDEEDAESGLDSSDDSGPDLARGKGNVETSSDEEDEAEDFLQQEDDEIQHDWGELCKDAERSEQVWRRLAICNVDWDRLKAKDLLAILNSFKPEGGVVLSVKIYPSEFGKERLQMEESQGPPELRALPDDSEDDTQEDRSYREKKRDYQFKRLKYFYAVAECDSAATAAKIYQECDGFEYESSCSVLDLRFIPDDMTFEDPPKDVATDVNLATYTPKLFTSSASATSKVDLTWDETDPERVSALQRKFNKNELLDMDFRAYLASSSSESEDADAEEEKEDEGQQEGKASKDQDQLEKYRRLLQGLHDKESKEQQEAQKMEMEVTWVPGLKEATEQLVKKKLEKKQQQQPTPWEEFLQKKRDKKAAKKINKKAQNEDGQLSDDSLPDPVDFNDPFFRQELTSKEGKTKDKKKKKKKNQDGEERTAEEQQRVDQHKAEMSLLMDEGDEDERHKHFNYDKLVEQQNLSKKKKKKLIKKGNVPDEDNFQVDVSDPRFQAVFTSHLFNLDPSHPSYKRTRATQSILDEKRRRREEAHKQEDATDNGAREAPGDRTDRDAAPREPADRDAAPEPSRDASLSLLIKSIKSKTRDFQARKKAKIL
- the esf1 gene encoding ESF1 homolog isoform X1; this translates as MSGAKKEDGAPADERFSRVKRDPRFWEMPDHQQKISIDKRFTSMFHDERFKIKSTVDKRGRPVQHSTAEDLRRFYQISDDEDEDDDEEQVKTGDEDENEAGSSDDEEDAESGLDSSDDSGPDLARGKGNVETSSDEEDEAEDFLQQEDDEIQHDWGELCKDAERSEQVWRRLAICNVDWDRLKAKDLLAILNSFKPEGGVVLSVKIYPSEFGKERLQMEESQGPPELRALPDDSEDDTQEDRSYREKKRDYQFKRLKYFYAVAECDSAATAAKIYQECDGFEYESSCSVLDLRFIPDDMTFEDPPKDVATDVNLATYTPKLFTSSASATSKVDLTWDETDPERVSALQRKFNKNELLDMDFRAYLASSSSESEDADAEEEKEDEGQQEGKASKDQDQLEKYRRLLQGLHDKESKEQQEAQKMEMEVTWVPGLKEATEQLVKKKLEKKQQQQPTPWEEFLQKKRDKKAAKKINKKAQNEDGQLSDDSLPDPVDFNDPFFRQELTSKGKTKDKKKKKKKNQDGEERTAEEQQRVDQHKAEMSLLMDEGDEDERHKHFNYDKLVEQQNLSKKKKKKLIKKGNVPDEDNFQVDVSDPRFQAVFTSHLFNLDPSHPSYKRTRATQSILDEKRRRREEAHKQEDATDNGAREAPGDRTDRDAAPREPADRDAAPEPSRDASLSLLIKSIKSKTRDFQARKKAKIL
- the esf1 gene encoding ESF1 homolog isoform X3, which produces MSGAKKEDGAPADERFSRVKRDPRFWEMPDHQQKISIDKRFTSMFHDERFKIKSTVDKRGRPVQHSTAEDLRRFYQISDDEDEDDDEEQVKTGDEDENEAGSSDDEEDAESGLDSSDDSGPDLARGKGNVETSSDEEDEAEDFLQQEDDEIQHDWGELCKDAERSEQVWRRLAICNVDWDRLKAKDLLAILNSFKPEGGVVLSVKIYPSEFGKERLQMEESQGPPELRALPDDSEDDTQEDRSYREKKRDYQFKRLKYFYAVAECDSAATAAKIYQECDGFEYESSCSVLDLRFIPDDMTFEDPPKDVATDVNLATYTPKLFTSSASATSKVDLTWDETDPERVSALQRKFNKNELLDMDFRAYLASSSSESEDADAEEEKEDEGQQEGKASKDQDQLEKYRRLLQGLHDKESKEQQEAQKMEMEVTWVPGLKEATEQLVKKKLEKKQQQQPTPWEEFLQKKRDKKAAKKINKKAQNEDGQLSDDSLPDPVDFNDPFFRQELTSKEGKTKDKKKKKKKNQDGEERTAEEQQRVDQHKAEMSLLMDEGDEDERHKHFNYDKLVEQQNLSKKKKKKLIKKGNVPDEDNFQVDVSDPRFQAVFTSHLFNLDPSHPSYKRTRATQSILDEKRRRREEAHKQEDATDNGAREAPGDRTDRDAAPREPADRDAAPEPSRDASLSLLIKSIKSKTRDFQARKKAKIL
- the LOC125968929 gene encoding small integral membrane protein 28, whose protein sequence is MRGLLESSWRRFGPAGRGSYDWVTPAPSGREQQGFNWNDLGDDRKYELLLYVVLPAVAVLLLVPLAVSICRRCRASASQLGLTKVIALDPQDAELLSSLSRGAERHASTSSTGSDGVFVMVYLPPPYEETLSKITRAASLGSSKDAESIKIEDLEAKLCPEIRSSGRYV